One genomic segment of Gemmatimonadota bacterium includes these proteins:
- a CDS encoding DnaB-like helicase C-terminal domain-containing protein has protein sequence MSRRIPTGFPALDQLLGGGVRREDLIVLGGDSGSGCSALALGIAVRAATTGHTVAVLSTEMSATRLAERALALSAKATLDELAGDALHDDRRAEIATVALRLRELPIAFQSQPVEGWPVDLRTAADEWDLLVVDCLEGLDVDGRAPSDAAALRVAALKRLAIGRDAAILLVVHSSDSPASRADRRPVTSDFTAAGALRQHADVILGLYREELYDADLGIAGAAEVRVLKDRHGAGGTIDLFFTPRWLRFEDLGED, from the coding sequence ATGAGCCGCCGCATTCCGACCGGCTTCCCCGCCCTCGACCAACTCCTTGGCGGCGGCGTGCGGCGCGAAGACCTCATCGTCCTCGGCGGCGACTCCGGGAGTGGCTGCAGCGCGCTGGCCCTGGGGATCGCCGTGCGGGCCGCGACCACCGGTCACACGGTTGCCGTGCTCAGCACGGAGATGAGCGCCACCCGCCTTGCGGAACGGGCGCTGGCGCTCTCGGCCAAGGCGACGCTCGACGAGCTTGCCGGCGACGCCCTCCACGACGACCGTCGGGCGGAGATCGCCACCGTGGCCTTGCGGCTGCGCGAGCTGCCGATCGCGTTCCAATCACAGCCGGTCGAGGGCTGGCCGGTCGACCTCCGGACGGCCGCCGACGAATGGGACCTGCTGGTGGTGGACTGCCTGGAGGGACTGGACGTCGACGGACGGGCGCCGAGCGATGCCGCCGCACTCCGCGTCGCCGCGTTGAAGCGGCTCGCCATCGGTCGCGATGCCGCCATCCTGCTGGTGGTGCACAGCAGTGACTCCCCGGCATCTCGAGCCGACCGCCGGCCCGTGACCAGCGACTTCACCGCCGCCGGCGCGTTGCGGCAGCACGCCGACGTGATCCTGGGGTTGTATCGGGAGGAGTTGTACGACGCGGACCTGGGGATCGCCGGGGCGGCGGAGGTCCGGGTGCTCAAGGACCGTCACGGGGCCGGGGGGACGATTGACCTCTTCTTTACCCCCCGGTGGCTCCGCTTCGAGGACCTCGGCGAGGACTAG